A stretch of Fulvia fulva chromosome 4, complete sequence DNA encodes these proteins:
- a CDS encoding Short-chain dehydrogenase/reductase prx1 gives MSFAPKEPYEPYATLHAETKGPGDQRPTALQIVKDLNAAGKLKGKAVLITGCSAGLGIETAKALYETGAKLFLTARDIPKLEKIIDDIVSNGQNKDTPRPEALEIHLDSLGSVRAGAEDFKKSSSQLNILINNAGVMACPYGKTKDGFETQIGTNHFAHFLLFQLLKPVLLKSAAKDGTTSRVICVSSAGHRYSGINFDDINWSKEGSYQKWVAYGQSKTANIYMASSIERHYGSKNLRGLSLHPGGIMTDLGRHLDQDDYETLGLDKRAHIMKSPPQGAATQVWAALEPHFEKGNGGRYLAECSECGPMAPDAEVGAAGYGPHVYDPEAEEKLWKLSYEAVGLPLEN, from the exons ATGTCCTTCGCACCAAAAGAGCCATATGAGCCATATGCTACCCTTCACGCAGAGACAAAAGGACCTGGCGACCAACGTCCTACCGCACTTCAGATCGTCAAGGATCTCAACGCTGCCGGCAAGCTCAAAGGCAAGGCAGTCCTCATCACAGGATGCTCGGCCGGTCTGGGCATTGAGACTGCAAAGGCTCTCTATGAGACTGGCGCAAAGCTGTTCTTGACAGCACGCGATATACCCAAGCTTGAGAAGATCATCGACGACATTGTCTCCAACGGTCAGAACAAGGACACGCCGCGACCTGAGGCGCTTGAGATTCATCTCGACTCTCTGGGCAGTGTTCGAGCCGGTGCCGAGGACTTCAAGAAGAGCTCGAGCCAGCTGAATATTCTGATCAACAATGCTGGGGTTATGGCTTGCCCCTATGGCAAGACCAAGGATGGCTTTGAGACCCAGATCGGAACCAA CCATTTTGCTCACTTCCTCCTCTTTCAGCTGCTAAAG CCTGTCCTCCTGAAATCCGCCGCAAAAGACGGCACAACCAGCCGCGTAATCTGCGTCTCCTCAGCAGGACACCGCTACAGCGGCATCAACTTCGACGACATTAATTGGTCCAAAGAAGGGTCTTACCAGAAGTGGGTCGCGTATGGCCAAAGCAAAACTGCCAACATCTACATGGCAAGCTCAATCGAGCGCCACTATGGGTCTAAGAACCTTCGCGGTCTCTCGCTGCATCCAGGTGGCATCATGACCGACCTCGGACGCCACTTGGATCAAGATGACTACGAAACTTTGGGACTTGATAAGAGGGCGCACATCATGAAGAGCCCGCCACAAGGTGCCGCGACGCAAGTCTGGGCTGCTCTCGAGCCGCACTTCGAGAAGGGTAACGGTGGTCGGTATCTCGCTGAGTGTTCTGAATGTGGTCCGATGGCACCTGACGCAGAAGTCGGTGCGGCAGGATACGGTCCGCATGTGTATGATCCTGAGGCGGAGGAGAAGCTGTGGAAGTTGAGCTATGAGGCCGTTGGCCTACCTCTTGAGAATTAA
- a CDS encoding Histidine protein methyltransferase 1, with the protein MAFQFGFANDEGSDDDGAMDTGSGVKSCPVAAAENPVPVKQHTLEELLATLPERISYTTVKVESPLGRIAYIPRRELFDVRLQLLQEDGSSSDQVIDQLENSDLRAGVYEGGFKTWECSIDLASLLLDRGPRKDIDELVRCDQVVELGAGSALPASILFRHAVQNAVTGLTFTLADYNEDVLRLVTLPNMLLTWAASTEIQDSESELPRSDSESQGDLEITPALIERFKADLASKNIIINFLSGPWSSTLADLIPQSAPDMGLVILAAETIYSPASTVAFVDLLAILLKRVKMAKAMIGAKRMYFGVGGSVDGLKAACRDKGAVAYEIENHGVPGMEGGIGRALIEIQMY; encoded by the exons ATGGCGTTTCAATTCGGGTTTGCGAATGACGAAGGCAGCGATGATGATGGTGCCATGGACACAGGAAGCGGTGTCAAGAGTTGTCCCGTCGCCGCTGCTGAGAACCCCGTGCCTGTGAAACAACACACGCTGGAAGAACTG CTTGCGACTCTACCTGAGAGAATAAGCTACACAACAGTCAAAGTCGAATCGCCACTAGGTCGCATCGCATACATACCTCGACGGGAACTGTTCGATGTGCGACTACAACTACTACAAGAAGACGGCAGCTCCAGTGATCAGGTGATCGATCAGCTAGAGAACTCCGATCTTCGTGCCGGAGTGTACGAAGGCGGCTTCAAGACATGGGAATGCTCAATCGATCTGGCCAGTCTACTACTAGATCGGGGTCCTCGCAAAGATATCGACGAGCTCGTCCGGTGTGACCAAGTCGTTGAG CTGGGTGCAGGGAGTGCCTTGCCTGCCTCTATCCTCTTCCGCCATGCTGTGCAGAATGCAGTGACTGGACTCACGTTCACGCTTGCAGACTACAATGAGGACGTTTTGCGGCTGGTGACGCTGCCGAATATGCTCCTGACTTGGGCTGCGAGCACAGAAATTCAGGACTCTGAATCAGAACTACCACGTTCTGACAGTGAAAGCCAAGGCGACTTGGAAATCACACCAGCGTTAATAGAACGTTTCAAAGCGGACCTGGCATCGAAGAACATCATCATAAATTTCCTCTCCGGTCCATGGTCATCAACACTGGCAGATCTCATCCCACAATCGGCGCCAGACATGGGTTTGGTCATCCTGGCTGCAGAAACGATATACAGCCCTGCTTCTACTGTGGCCTTCGTCGATCTACTGGCGATTCTATTGAAGCGTGTAAAGATGGCAAAAGCCATGATCGGCGCGAAGCGAATGTACTTTGGTGTCGGCGGCTCCGTAGACGGTCTCAAAGCTGCCTGTCGAGACAAAGGCGCAGTAGCATACGAGATCGAGAACCACGGAGTACCCGGCATGGAAGGCGGCATTGGAAGAGCCTTGATCGAGATACAAATGTACTGA